In Thermothelomyces thermophilus ATCC 42464 chromosome 2, complete sequence, a single window of DNA contains:
- a CDS encoding sphingolipid delta-4 desaturase like protein (orthologue of sphingolipid delta-4 desaturase from A. thaliana; orthologue of sphingolipid delta-4 desaturase from A. thaliana), with the protein MARPATEPTNGVSKRKGGANGNAASSGAAAAEAQVDDATYKDFFWTYTEEPHRTRRMAIIKAHPEVTKLCGPEPLTKYVVAGVVGLQLLLAHLLRDTPFWSWKFWAVAYVFGATSNQNLFLAIHEISHNLAFRSPLANRLFAIFANLPIGVPYSASFRPYHLTHHKSLGVDGLDTDLPTALEAVFLDSILGKAFFCTFQIFFYAIRPVTVYRVPFTWVHWVNLAVQLAFDYALVRLAPGIFSAQSLLYLLLSSFLAGSLHPTAGHFIAEHYVYEKVTPEARQPANRIPIPETFSYYGPLNLVTYNVGLHNEHHDFPAIPWTRLPKLREIADEFYADLPYHRSWSYVIWRFIFDDQVGLRCRVKRKQGGRVVGGGTAVAKVADWKEDEVQA; encoded by the exons ATGGCCCGCCCGGCGACAGAACCGACTAACGGCGTCTCCAAGCGGAAGGGGGGCGCTAATGGCAACGCCGCCTCGAGCGGTGCAGCGGCTGCAGAGGCGCAGGTCGACGATGCAACTTACAAGGACTTCTTCTGGACCTACACCGAGGAACCACATCGGACGAGGCGAATGGCCATCATCAAGGCCCATCCGGAG GTTACCAAACTGTGCGGCCCCGAACCCTTGACCAAATACGTCGTTgccggcgtcgtcggcctcCAGCTGCTGCTCGCCCACCTCTTGCGCGACACTCCTTTCTGGTCATGGAAGTTCTGGGCCGTGGCCTACGTCTTCGGCGCTACCTCGAACCAAAACCTGTTCTTGGCCATCCACGAGATCTCCCACAACCTCGCCTTCCGGTCGCCCTTAGCCAACCGGCTGTTCGCCATCTTTGCCAACCTTCCCATCGGGGTTCCCTACAGCGCTTCCTTCCGG CCGTACCACCTCACGCACCACAAGTCCCTCGGCGTCGACGGCCTCGACACGGACCTGCCGACCGCCCTCGAGGCCGTCTTTCTCGACTCCATCCTCGGCAAGGCCTTCTTCTGTACCTTCCAAATCTTCTTCTACGCCATCCGACCAGTGACGGTTTACCGCGTGCCCTTCACCTGGGTGCACTGGGTCAACCTGGCCGTGCAGCTGGCTTTCGACTACGCGCTGGTCCGCCTCGCGCCGGGCATCTTCTCCGCCCAGTCGCTTCTCTACCTGCTCCTCTCCTCCTTCCTGGCCGGGTCCCTGCACCCGACGGCCGGCCACTTCATTGCCGAGCACTACGTCTACGAGAAGGTCACGCCCGAGGCCCGCCAGCCGGCCAACCGCATCCCCATCCCGGAGACCTTCAGCTACTACGGCCCGCTCAACCTGGTGACGTACAACGTCGGCCTGCACAACGAGCACCACGACTTCCCCGCCATCCCCTGGACCCGCCTGCCCAAGCTGCGCGAGATAGCCGACGAGTTCTACGCCGACCTGCCCTACCACCGCAGCTGGTCCTACGTCATCTGGCGCTTCATCTTTGACGACCAGGTAGGCCTGCGGTGCCGCGTCAAGAGGAAGCAGGGAGGCAGGGTGGTGGGCGGCGGCACGGCCGTGGCCAAGGTGGCGGACTGGAAGGAGGATGAAGTCCAGGCCTGA